GCAGGTGATGCCGTACCTGCGGTTCCACGACTGCCGGAAGTTCCGCGAAATCTTCGCCCCCTACCTGCGGGGCCGGTAACGGTCGCTACTCCGCAGGGGGGCTCCCCGTTCGCATGCGCCGCCAGGCTCCCCGTCTCCGAACAGCGAACATGGCCCGCGGTCCCCTCCTCGCCTTTCGGCCCACCGTCTCGCCCCGATCCAGATCCTCATCCCCAACATAGCGGGTTCTCCGCCGGTTCCGCGCTGGCGGCTCCGCTCAGGGGACCCCCCTGCTCCGTACGCTCCCGATATGCTGCAGGCGGAGTGACGCAGCGGGGGGTTCCTCGCAGGGGGCGTATGGAGCGAGGCAGAAATTGCGTCGAGCGGAATCCGCAGTGAGCGGGCGAAGATCGCGAACGTCCCCGAGAGGAAGCCCCCCGCGAGGAACGAAGCACCACCAGCGAGGGAGCAGTACCGAGCGGGGCGCCCCTTACGGAGTAGCCCCATTGGGGACAGAAAATACGCTTCGCAGCCGGGTTATCCGAAGAACTCCTTCGCGATGCCGTAGATGTCCATGTCGACGGTCTTGAGCCGGGAGGTGGCCTCGGCGAGCGGGATCGCGACGATCCGGTTCCCCTGCAGCGCCGCCATCTTCCCGTATTCGCCCCGGTGGACCATCTCGGTGGCGAACACCCCGAACCGGGTGGCGAGCACCCGGTCGTGCGCCGTGGGCGAGCCGCCCCGCTGGATGTGCCCCAGCACGACGAACAGCGTCTCGTACTTCGTCCGCTTCTCGATCGCCTTCGAGAGAACCTGGGAGATCCCGCCCAGCCGGACGTGTCCGAACTCGTCCTTCTGCGCCTCCTGCACCACGAGATCGCCCCCCGCCCCCGGCTTCTCGACGAACTGCGCCCCCTCGGCCACCACGACGATCGAGAACGACTTCCCGCGGCTGTGCCGCCGCAGGATCAGGTCGCACACCTCGTCCAGGTCGATCGGGATCTCGGGGACCAGGATGACGTCGGCGCCGCCGGCGATCCCGGCAAAGGTGGCGATCCATCCCGCGTGCCGCCCCATGACCTCCACCACCATCACCCGGTTGTGGGACTCGGCGGTGGTGTGGATCCGGTCGATGGCGTCGGTGGCGATCGAGACCGCCGTGTCGAACCCGAAGGTGAAGTCGGTCCCGTACAGGTCGTTGTCGATGGTCTTCGGCACCCCGACCACGGGGAGCCCCATGGCGTACAGTTTGGCGGCCGCGCCGAGGGTGTCCTCGCCGCCGATCGCGATGAGCGCGTCCAGCCCCAATATCCTGAAATTTTTCAGCGCTTTTTCCGGCCCCGACGCATCCTTGAACGGGTTGGTCCGGGAGGTCCCGATGATCGTCCCGCCGACGTGGAGGATGCCGGACACCATTTTTCCGTCGAGGTCCATCGTGGAGAGCTCCAGCAGACCCTTCCATCCGTTTCGCAGGCCGACGACCCGCGAGCTTTCCACGTCGGATTTCCGGACCACCGCCCGGATCACGGCGTTGAGGCCGGGGCAGTCCCCCCCGCCGGTCAGCACCCCTATCTTCATCGTCCTTCCCTACTTTCCTAGGTTTTGAATTTCCGGACAGTATAGCAGAACCGGGCCGAATCACCCCTTGGCGCAAGGCATTTGGGGCGCCCCCAAACGACGTGTCAATAATTCGTTGACAGGCAAAAAGCATTGTGGTACTGATTTACTAATAATGCCTCGTAAGCCGAATCGGCAGTAACCGGCCATACGCTTGATAAAATGACTGTTTTTTTCGTTCCAACCGGATCCGATTCCAGGAAAAACAGGGGGGGGAAACGATGGCCGAAGCACCGCACCGGTGGTGGATGACCGCCGCGGGGCAACCCATGGAAAGAGTCGAATTCGACCCGTTCCCGCCCGCCGATGGCGAAGTGGTGGTCGAAGTGGCCGGGTGCGGCGTGTGCCACACGGACCTCGGCTTCTACTACGACGGCGTCCGCACCAACCACGCGTTGCCGCTGACGCTGGGTCACGAGATCAGCGGGACGGTCGTCGCCGCGGGCGGAGGGGCCGAGTCGTGGAAGGGGAAGGCGGTGATCGTCCCCTCGGTGATCCCTTGCGGCGCGTGCGAGCTGTGCGCGTCCGGCCACGGCACCATTTGCCGGATGCAGCGGATGCCGGGGAACGACATCCAGGGAGGGTTCGCCACCCACATCAAGGTGCCGGCGCGGGGCCTCTGCCCGGTGGACGGGGTGCGGCTCGCGTCGGCGGGACTTTCGCTTGCCGACGTCTCGGTCGTGGCCGACGCCGTGACAACGCCGTACCAGGCCGCGGTGCAGGCCGGTGTGGGGCCGGGCGACTTCGCGGTCGTGGTGGGTGTCGGCGGGGTCGGCGGGTACGCGGTGCAGGTCGCGCGGGCGCTCGGCGCCACCGTGGTCGCGCTCGACGTCGACCCGGCGAAGCTCGACGCGATGGCGGCGCACGGGGCGGCGCTGACCGTCAACGTGCGCGAGGTGCAGGGGCGCGACCTGAAGAAGGCGATCCAGGAATTCGCAAAGAAGAACGGGCACCCCGCCACCTGCTGGAAGATCTTCGAATGCTCGGGAACCGCAAAGGGACAGGACACGGCGTTCGGGCTCCTGAACCACGGGGCCACGCTCTCGGTGGTCGGCTTCACCATGGACAAGGTGGAGCTGCGACTCTCCAACCTCATGGCGTTCCACGCCCGGGCGCTCGGGAACTGGGGGTGCCTGACCGAGCTCTACCCCGCGGCGCTCGACCTGGTGCTTTCGGCCAAGGTCCCTCTGGCGCCGTTCGTCGAGCGGCACCCGCTCTCCGCCATCAACGACGTGTTCGCCGCCGCCCACGACCGCAAGCTGTCGCGGCGCGCGATCCTGGTTCCCCGATGAGCGACGGCCCCCTGAAGGTGTGGCTGGAGAAGGACGGCGCGCTGCTGCGCCTGCGGCTTTCCCGTCCGAAGGCCAACATCGTGGACGCCGCCATGATCGGGGCGCTGTCCGCCGCCTTCGACGAACATCTTTCCGCACCCCGTCTCCGGGCGGTGATCCTCTCCGCGGAGGGGCCCCATTTCAGTTTCGGCGCCAGCGTCGAGGAGCATCTGCCGCACTCCTGCGCCGCGATGCTCGCAAGCCTGCACGCCCTGGTCCGCCGGATGATCGGAAGCCCGGTCCCCATCCTTTCCGCGGTGCGGGGGCAGTGCCTGGGCGGCGGCCTCGAAGTCGTCTCCGCCGGGCACCGGATCTTCGCCGCCCCCGACGCGAAGATGGGGCAGCCGGAGATCAAGCTGGCCGTGTTCGCCCCGGCCGCGTCGTGCCTGCTGCCGGAGCGGATCGGGCAGGCGCGCGCCGAGGACCTCCTCTTCTCCGGGCGCAGCGTCGGCGCCGAGGAGGCGTTCCGCATGGGGCTGGTGGACAGCGTGGCCGACGACCCGGAAGCGGCGGCGGTCGAATATTTCGACAGGAACATCGCCCCTTTGTCGGCCAGCTCCCTGCGATTCGCCGTGCGCGCGGCGCGAATCGGCTTCATCGAGCGGGTCACCGCGAAGATCGACGCGGTGGAGAAGCTGTACCTCGGGGAGCTCATGTCCACACCCGACGCGGTGGAGGGGCTCACCGCGTTCCTCGCGAAGCGTCCCGCCCGGTGGTCCGATTCATGAGTGCGGAGGCGTTCGACCTTCGATGAAACCGGTGTTCGTCGGCATCGACATCGGGTCGTCGCGCACGAAGGTCGCCGTGATCGACGGCGACCGGCGGCTCCTGGGGCACGCGGTCCGCAAATCGGGGACCGATTTCTCCCGGACCGCCGCCGAGTGCCTCGACGCGTCGCTCGGAATGGCGGGCGCGGACCGGAAAGGGATCGTCAACGCGGTGTCGACCGGCTACGGCCGAGCCAACGTCGATTTCGTGACCGGCGGGCGGAACCGGACCGAGATCGGCTGCCTCGCCAACTGGGGACGGAACTTCTACCCCGAGGCGATCACCATCATCGACATCGG
This genomic stretch from Deltaproteobacteria bacterium harbors:
- a CDS encoding 6-phosphofructokinase, producing the protein MKIGVLTGGGDCPGLNAVIRAVVRKSDVESSRVVGLRNGWKGLLELSTMDLDGKMVSGILHVGGTIIGTSRTNPFKDASGPEKALKNFRILGLDALIAIGGEDTLGAAAKLYAMGLPVVGVPKTIDNDLYGTDFTFGFDTAVSIATDAIDRIHTTAESHNRVMVVEVMGRHAGWIATFAGIAGGADVILVPEIPIDLDEVCDLILRRHSRGKSFSIVVVAEGAQFVEKPGAGGDLVVQEAQKDEFGHVRLGGISQVLSKAIEKRTKYETLFVVLGHIQRGGSPTAHDRVLATRFGVFATEMVHRGEYGKMAALQGNRIVAIPLAEATSRLKTVDMDIYGIAKEFFG
- a CDS encoding cyclohexa-1,5-dienecarbonyl-CoA hydratase → MSDGPLKVWLEKDGALLRLRLSRPKANIVDAAMIGALSAAFDEHLSAPRLRAVILSAEGPHFSFGASVEEHLPHSCAAMLASLHALVRRMIGSPVPILSAVRGQCLGGGLEVVSAGHRIFAAPDAKMGQPEIKLAVFAPAASCLLPERIGQARAEDLLFSGRSVGAEEAFRMGLVDSVADDPEAAAVEYFDRNIAPLSASSLRFAVRAARIGFIERVTAKIDAVEKLYLGELMSTPDAVEGLTAFLAKRPARWSDS
- the had gene encoding 6-hydroxycyclohex-1-ene-1-carbonyl-CoA dehydrogenase — protein: MAEAPHRWWMTAAGQPMERVEFDPFPPADGEVVVEVAGCGVCHTDLGFYYDGVRTNHALPLTLGHEISGTVVAAGGGAESWKGKAVIVPSVIPCGACELCASGHGTICRMQRMPGNDIQGGFATHIKVPARGLCPVDGVRLASAGLSLADVSVVADAVTTPYQAAVQAGVGPGDFAVVVGVGGVGGYAVQVARALGATVVALDVDPAKLDAMAAHGAALTVNVREVQGRDLKKAIQEFAKKNGHPATCWKIFECSGTAKGQDTAFGLLNHGATLSVVGFTMDKVELRLSNLMAFHARALGNWGCLTELYPAALDLVLSAKVPLAPFVERHPLSAINDVFAAAHDRKLSRRAILVPR